From the Antennarius striatus isolate MH-2024 chromosome 15, ASM4005453v1, whole genome shotgun sequence genome, the window TTCATTCATGTGATTCAGGTCTTTCCAGTCATGTGACCATCTCGTGACCATTGTGATACACAGAAGAAAAAGCTGACGGTCTGATCTAAATAACAGAGTGAGGTATTCTGCTGTGATTACCTTTCAGTGGAGACATATACATTGAGGACTGAcctcaacaagaaaacaacatgtCTCTCCAACTCATCATAGCTGCTCTGTTCCTCATCTTCTCTGGAGTTTTAGCAGCTCGACAGCCTCACATCGTCTTCATCTTGGCTGATGACTTCGGCTGGAACGATGTCGGCTACCACGGGTCAGAGATCAGAACACCGAACCTGGACAAACTGTCCGCCGGTGGAGTCCGCCTGGAGAACTACTATGTTCAGCCCATCTGTACCCCATCCAGGAGCCAGCTCATGACCGGGAGATATCAGGTGAGATGGAGAGCTTTAACTTCatcaaaagaacatttttgtcaCCGTCATAAACTATATTCAGTGTTGATAAGAGAGTTCCGCTGTCACTTGAAAATAAGCTGTGTTTTGACccaaataaaatgattggtGCATATTTAATATGATTGTATCCTGTTCTGTCTTCAGATCCACACAGGTTTGCAGCACAGTACCATAGGGAACTGTGAGCCCCACTGTTTGCCTCTGGATGAGAAACTGCTGCCTCAGCTGTTGAAGGAGGTGGGATACTCCACACACATGGTGGGCAAATGGCACCTTGGAATGTACAAGAAGGAATGCCTGCCCACACGCCGGGGCTTTGACACGTACTTTGGTATATTTCTATGAGATTTAAGATTGTTTCATAGGACAACATTTctaaatttatatatatgaaTGAATCATCTGCTCCCTGCGTTGCTCCAGGTTACCTGACAGGCAGTGAGGATTATTACACTCATGAAACCGGTGGTCACATACCCGATCTTAATTTTCACCGCTGTGCGTTGGACCTGCGGGACGGAGAGGAAGTTGCAGCCAACTACAGTGGAGTCTATTCCACCGAGTTGTTCACCCAAAAGACCATCAGCATCATTGAAAACCACAAGCCAACccaggtgacacacagacacacacacacacacacacacacacactcacactcacaacGTGTAATGGTCAACCCTGGTATGAATCAACCCTCAAACTAAAACGGGAAACAAACCCAGTTCAATCTAtcaaatcaatcagtcaatcaacctttatatAGCGATTAATCACAttgtcagacatttcaaagtctttaacagacagagaaacccaacagaacccttcaAGTCACGCATGGCGACAGtcgcagggaaaaactccctcattgagcaAGAAACTCCCAGATTCtagagggcggtcatccgccttgtcTGGTTTGGTGGAaaaggaaatatactggggaTAGAAACAGGGCAAGGAGAAGAGAGACTGTGCAATCTTCATGAAGACAAGAATTTGTATTGTATGTGTTTCTGTTTGCCTGATATTTGCAGTGCTTACTGTAAGTAGAATCTCCAGCGGAATACCCCTGCTTTGAATTGTATTCACAGAGAACACTGTCAGTAACTCACAGAAGTGACACGTCACACATCTTTGTGTTCATCTTTCAGCCTCTCTTCCTTTACGTGGCTTTGCAATCAGTCCATGGTCCTCTTCAGGTGCCAGAGCGCTACCTAACCCCCTACAAGTTTATCAAAGACGACAATCGGAGGGTGTACGCTGGCATGGTGGCAGCCATGGACGAGGCCGTGGGGAACATCACTCTGGCCATGAAGCAGCAGGGACTTTGGGACAACATGATCTTGGTGTTCTCAACAGGTACATCTGGAAAGTGTTTATAGAATGATCTACCAGGCActgaactatttattttctgtggagTGTTGGAGCAAGTTTTCCGATGTAAGCACACACTTATCGTGGTACCTGTTAGTGGGTAAGATATATAACAAGGGAGCATGCTAGTGTGTTGTGAGCAGGAAAAATGTGAAAGTAAAGTGAGGTTTATAATGCTGGAGATCGACCACGGTAGGTTCCACACCTTTAGCTGATACTTTGACTCAGTGACTTCAACCAGCCATATGCTGGTCAGACACCAACGGTCACAGTTTGGTGTCGGTGCTCttctgtgctggggtgtggcaagAGGAGAGGCCGAACTTGTGGGCGGagtctcgtctccacacctgttgcacGTCTCCATACCTGGATCTGATTGggttgattagcctgaggctttataAGCCGGGTTCTCCTTTTGTTCCttgccaggttttttttttttaattattattctacTCGTCTGTCTCGTGTTGCCTTGATTTAACTTTGATTGAAATATGGATGATAATCTCCACTGGTGTCCTACATTTGGGTCCCATTCCCGCCTGTCATGGCACTAACAGATCCAAAGCTGAGCTTAAAACTCTTCCTGCTTCTGATGCGCTGCTTTTATAATTACCTCTGACATCACCTATAAAGGCAGTGTCATCACTTAACGTCTGCAACTCAGAAAGAGCAACTCACAACAGCTTGAAAAGGCATTAAGGTTTGGGGCAGACTATGTCCTGGACCCACTGCTGACAGAGGACTCCTGCCCGGACATGATTGGTGAAGGGTGTTTATACTGGACAGACTTATCACATAGATGACAGTCAGGCTAACTCCCTGTTTATTGGATATTATGTAGCTTTTTTTGTCTATCAGGAAACAAAAGGACGAGTATTTATAACACTTCACACCTGTGATAGACTAGATAAGAAATGTTGCTCTCCCAGTTTGGCTCAGACTATAGTTGAAAGGATTGTTTAAGGTTGGCAGTAAGATAAAAGGCAAGGcaagtttatttatatagcacaattCATACATAggcaattcaaagtgctttacaaagggaacaaaacacaagaacactttAAAGATAAAACGGGATTtaaacaagacaataaaatatcaattaaaatcaatgaaaaag encodes:
- the LOC137608140 gene encoding arylsulfatase B-like, which gives rise to MSLQLIIAALFLIFSGVLAARQPHIVFILADDFGWNDVGYHGSEIRTPNLDKLSAGGVRLENYYVQPICTPSRSQLMTGRYQIHTGLQHSTIGNCEPHCLPLDEKLLPQLLKEVGYSTHMVGKWHLGMYKKECLPTRRGFDTYFGYLTGSEDYYTHETGGHIPDLNFHRCALDLRDGEEVAANYSGVYSTELFTQKTISIIENHKPTQPLFLYVALQSVHGPLQVPERYLTPYKFIKDDNRRVYAGMVAAMDEAVGNITLAMKQQGLWDNMILVFSTDNGGQTLRGGSNWPLRGRKGSLWEGGIRGVGFVASPLLKQPGTVSRQLIHISDWLPTLVSVAGGSTNGTKLLDGFDMWDMISKGFLSPRLELLHNIDPLYHDSRPCPHAVSKTSWPGSPFNTTIHAAIRSSKFKLLTGYPGCDTWFPRPIHNDSESSSSEAPLKPVMLFNIEDDPQERNDLSDKLPDIVDYLLKRLYKYQSGAVPIAHPKHDPKCDPGPTGAWGPWA